The Papaver somniferum cultivar HN1 unplaced genomic scaffold, ASM357369v1 unplaced-scaffold_114, whole genome shotgun sequence region CATCTTGGGCTATGACACAACAACACAGTAATACAATTAGGATCAATGGTCTATTAAACGGAAGACACTATGAGTAATATCCAGCACGGCTACTCACCATAATCTTTATGATTTAGCATCTTTCCCTTACGGGCATAGAACCAATACCATACAGCAGTGTAAGATAGCAGTACAGCAATTCCCAAAGGAACCGCGACACTCACAGCAAGTTTAAATGAATGATTTCCATTTGCTTCACAAGTATAAAACAATTAGTCATTTCCATAACTTATGCTGCTTTCTTCTCAATATGTAAATAATCAAACAATAGAATATAGTAAAAAGGCAATAACCAAATCGATATCGAAGTACTTACGTTTTGCTGTATCCGATGTTGATTGCAGAATTGGAGGTGATGCTCGAGTAGTATATTTATACTGACCATAAAAAGTATAAATCTCATATCTAGCAGTACAACTAGGAAGTAGAACTCTAGCCCCTTGTGTATCATTACAACAACCAGGTAATTGCCCAATAGCCAATCTAAGACATCTATTACACAGTGTTGGTGTTAAATCTGGTGTACATTGGACCATTGCATAGATATCACTAAAATTTGTATAATTTGTTGCACCAGTAGCAAATAAAGAAGGACTGTTAACACTATTGATGACAGCTTTAATCACTAAATCATCTAATAATCCAGTAACCAATTCTAAACGCGGTTGCGGGTCCAAGATATAAGTATAGCTAGTCAGATGAAGTGTTGGTTTTTCATTCATTAGTGAGAAATAAGATGTATCCGTGTACCTTAAAATACATGCATTGTAGAACATTATAGCTCCTTTTGAATTTGGACACGTAGAATATTTTACAACTTCATCCGTCGCAAGCTGAACACAATTTGAACATATATCTGGTGCTACATCCTCTCTACAATGTAATGACCCGTAAACAGTATCTGGGTTTTCCCCGATTGTGACGTTGCGGTAACCGTTTAGAGGAATTGTGTTGTTGTTTCTGAATGTATCTGAAAGAGAAGAAAGTAAGAGATTGAGATTGGTTTTATATGTAATGTTGGCACTGTAATTACTTCTTGAACAGAACTTCTGAGCTAAGAAAGATGGGTTAGGTTCCTGATCTTCTGCACTTGCTGTTCGAATATCATAGTAAGATATGAGCATCAAAATGAAGATAATGAGTTTATTAGAGACCACCATTGCTAGTTAGTCCATGAGATGAGAACTCAAAATTTGTATATGTTTGGTGTGTGAATTGGAAATTTTCACAAGTCAGATTGATTTTCCAGTCTATCTAGGCGGCTGCTTGCAAATTGCATTAAAAAATTTAAAGTTGGTAATAACAATAATATCTTTATTGTTTTATCTAGCATAGTCTTGTTGTGCACCCCCACCACCACCTTCTGTTTTTTTTCCACTTGACAAACAACCTACTTGATAAGAGCTAGGAATCTATAAGATAATCACCCTCTTGCAACCAATTATGTTTGCATTGGAAGACTTGAGTCACGCGGGATGGCTTTTTCGTTGCTAAGATGAAGACCAGGACAGGAGACAGCAGTCCACACACCAACTTTGAACTAttgtcttagctgtagaatcgtCACTCAAAATAACGTAGTACAAGTCTTTTGAAGGATTCCGTAGTCAACTGCGATATTCTTACGTTCATGATTAAAAAAGTAATGACCACAGCTGCCAAACTTCACTCAGTAGTCAGTACGCGTTCTACATTCATATACATAGCTTAAGATGTTCTTTTGAGTTCTCATcacaaaaaaatagaaaaaaaaaaaggagcgaTGACTGTCTTCCATAAACTATCTTTCTTCATTTTGATGTTCATCTTTTGCCATGACCAGATAAGAATTGCACAGGCTCAGGAACCTACTCCATTCTATTTAGCTTATAACCTTTGTTCAAGAAGTAATTACAGTGCCAACAGTACGTATCAAACCAACCTCAATCTCTTACTTTCATCTCTCTCAAAGACATTCACAAACAGAAACACAGTTCCTCTATATGGTTACCGTAACATCACGGTCGGGGAAAACCCAGATACTGTTTACGGGTCGTTACATTGTAGAGAGGATATAGCACCAGATATATGTTCAGCTTGTGTTCAGCGTGCAGCTGAAGAagttgggaaagattcaatgtgTCCAAATTCAAGAAGAGCTATTATGTATTACAATGGATGTGTTCTAAGGTACTCAAACAAGTATTACTTCTCAATTATGCAAGAAAAACCAGCGGTTCCgttaaataatcaaaataatgtcACAGACCCAGCCAGCTATTTGACATTAGTAACTGGATTATTAGATGGCTTAGTGATTGAAGCTGTAAACAATACTTCTAGTAGTCCATCGTTATTTTCTACGGGTACAGCAAATTATACTAGAGAAAATACAGTTTATGGAATGGTTCAATGTACGCCAGATTTAACACCGAGTAGCTGTGCTACGTGTGTTAGATCAGCTATCGAACTAATTCCTAAATATTTCTATGGTAAGCGAGGGGCACGAGTTCTTTATCCAAGTTGTACTTTCAGATATGAGATTTATCCTTTTTATGGCCAATCTGTTTATGCTACTACTCAAGCACTACCTCCAGCTCCTGTAGTGTTACCTCCTCCAACTCTTCAGTCGTTACCGAATACAACTACTTGTAAGTACTTAAACACCTTTTCATGCTTAGCGCAACAGTTTAATCTCATAGTGTGTTGACTAATTGGTTCTTAACTGTGTAGCCAATGGAAGTAATTCAAATTCATTGAGACTTGCTGTTGGTATCTCCGTTCCTTTGGGAATTGCAGTACTACTTTCCTCCATTGCCGTTTGGTGGTTCTATTTccataagaaaaagaagataaatgGTAAGTAGCTAAATCCTGTGTATACATGACTTGTGGCTTCTCTACCAAACATCTGCTAACAAAAGTTTCAATGTGTTATGGTAATAGCCCAAGATGGGAAAAAAGATTTTCGAACTGTGGAATCATTACACTTCAAATTCGATATAATAAGTACTGCGACAGATAACTTCTCAGAGGCTAACAAACTCGGAGAAGGTGGATTTGGCTCTGTTTATAA contains the following coding sequences:
- the LOC113328757 gene encoding cysteine-rich receptor-like protein kinase 10; amino-acid sequence: MVVSNKLIIFILMLISYYDIRTASAEDQEPNPSFLAQKFCSRSNYSANITYKTNLNLLLSSLSDTFRNNNTIPLNGYRNVTIGENPDTVYGSLHCREDVAPDICSNCVQLATDEVVKYSTCPNSKGAIMFYNACILRYTDTSYFSLMNEKPTLHLTSYTYILDPQPRLELVTGLLDDLVIKAVINSVNSPSLFATGATNYTNFSDIYAMVQCTPDLTPTLCNRCLRLAIGQLPGCCNDTQGARVLLPSCTARYEIYTFYGQYKYTTRASPPILQSTSDTAKPNGNHSFKLAVSVAVPLGIAVLLSYTAVWYWFYARKGKMLNHKDYAQDVDQDISSAESLQFNFDAINIATDHFSEANKLGQGGFGTVYKGTLSDGQEIAAKRLSKSSGQGDQEFKNEVLLLAKLQHRNLVRLLGFCLHGQEKLLVYELMNASLDHFVFDDLKRTCLDWECRYKIIGGIARGLLYLHEDSRVRIIHRDLKTSNILLAPDMLPKVSDFGMARLFVVDQTQDNTNKFVGTYGYMAPEYALHGHFSAKSDVFSFHYKTGGF
- the LOC113328922 gene encoding putative receptor-like protein kinase At4g00960 translates to MTVFHKLSFFILMFIFCHDQIRIAQAQEPTPFYLAYNLCSRSNYSANSTYQTNLNLLLSSLSKTFTNRNTVPLYGYRNITVGENPDTVYGSLHCREDIAPDICSACVQRAAEEVGKDSMCPNSRRAIMYYNGCVLRYSNKYYFSIMQEKPAVPLNNQNNVTDPASYLTLVTGLLDGLVIEAVNNTSSSPSLFSTGTANYTRENTVYGMVQCTPDLTPSSCATCVRSAIELIPKYFYGKRGARVLYPSCTFRYEIYPFYGQSVYATTQALPPAPVVLPPPTLQSLPNTTTSNGSNSNSLRLAVGISVPLGIAVLLSSIAVWWFYFHKKKKINAQDGKKDFRTVESLHFKFDIISTATDNFSEANKLGEGGFGSVYKGTLSDGQEIAVKRLSEDSGQGDQEFKNEVLLLAKLEHKNLVRLLGFCLHGQEKLLIYELMNASLDQFIFDTLKQTYLDWEMRYKIIGGIARGLLYLHEDSQLKIIHRDLKTSNILLAPDMVPKIADFGMARLFLIDQTQANTNRIVGTYGYMAPEYAFQGQFSVKSDVFSFGVLVLEILSGKKNTIFYESVTGGAQDLLTYAWRHWQNGSALELLDASFKDNCSRSEVIRCIHIALLCVQHSIANRPTMVSVIVMLNSSVTLPVPTPPAYLVSDQAVEDQWSLNEASFTGLSPR